A section of the Burkholderia mallei ATCC 23344 genome encodes:
- a CDS encoding cryptochrome/photolyase family protein, with protein MSSSISIAPAVVWFCDDLRVSDHPALMRAAESGRPVIGVYVFDERAGGRPLGGAARWWLHGSLRALGAALAALGGTLALLRGDEHDTIVSFAAALGAGAVYWSRRYALAARAVDNAVQTALDAQGIAVETFNASLLFEPGDLVNADGRPYQVFSAYWRAAMRRGVPAPPLGAPRRLNGGALPAALARQCVALDALGLEPTGPDWAGGLRDAWRFGEDAAHRRLRAFVDSRLGGYAAERDRPGIASTSRLSPYVRFGNLSARQLWHAAADAYAHGAATQADLDKFLSELGWREFGWTQLHHFPDLPRRNLRHTLDGMPWRDDPAALAAWRRGATGYPFVDAGMRELWATGWMHNRVRMVCASFLVKHLLIDWRAGEAWFWDTLVDADAASNAANWQWVAGCGADAAPYFRIFNPVAQGRKFDPDGAYVRRWVPELAGLPPATIHEPWAAPGAQLAAAGVRLGETYPLPIVAYDAARRRALDAFGAIR; from the coding sequence TTGTCTTCATCCATCTCGATTGCGCCCGCCGTCGTCTGGTTTTGCGACGATCTGCGCGTGTCCGATCATCCCGCGCTCATGCGCGCCGCCGAGTCGGGGCGCCCCGTGATCGGCGTCTACGTGTTCGACGAGCGCGCCGGCGGGCGGCCGCTGGGCGGCGCGGCGCGCTGGTGGCTGCACGGCTCGTTGCGCGCGCTCGGCGCGGCGCTCGCCGCGCTGGGCGGCACGCTCGCGCTGCTGCGCGGTGACGAGCACGATACGATCGTTTCGTTCGCCGCGGCGCTCGGCGCGGGCGCCGTCTACTGGAGCCGCCGCTATGCGCTTGCCGCGCGCGCGGTCGACAACGCGGTGCAGACGGCGCTCGACGCGCAGGGCATCGCGGTCGAGACGTTCAACGCGAGCCTGCTGTTCGAGCCGGGCGACCTCGTCAACGCGGACGGCCGCCCGTATCAGGTGTTCAGCGCGTACTGGCGCGCGGCGATGCGCCGCGGCGTGCCGGCACCGCCGCTCGGCGCGCCGCGGCGCCTGAACGGCGGCGCGCTGCCGGCGGCGCTCGCGCGGCAGTGCGTGGCGCTCGACGCGCTCGGGCTCGAGCCGACGGGCCCGGACTGGGCGGGCGGCCTGCGCGACGCATGGCGTTTCGGCGAGGACGCCGCGCACCGTCGGCTGCGCGCCTTCGTCGACAGCCGGCTCGGCGGCTATGCGGCCGAGCGCGACCGGCCGGGCATCGCGTCGACGAGCCGGCTGTCGCCGTACGTGCGCTTCGGCAACCTGTCGGCGCGGCAGCTCTGGCATGCGGCCGCCGACGCGTACGCGCACGGCGCGGCGACCCAGGCGGACCTCGACAAGTTTCTGAGCGAGCTCGGCTGGCGGGAGTTCGGCTGGACCCAGTTGCACCACTTTCCGGACCTGCCGCGCCGCAACCTGCGCCACACGCTCGACGGCATGCCGTGGCGGGACGATCCCGCCGCGCTTGCAGCATGGCGGCGCGGCGCCACGGGCTATCCGTTCGTCGACGCCGGCATGCGCGAGCTCTGGGCGACGGGCTGGATGCACAACCGCGTGCGGATGGTATGCGCTTCGTTTCTCGTCAAGCACTTGCTGATCGACTGGCGGGCGGGCGAGGCGTGGTTCTGGGACACGCTCGTCGACGCGGACGCGGCGTCGAACGCCGCGAACTGGCAGTGGGTCGCGGGCTGCGGCGCGGATGCCGCGCCGTATTTCCGGATCTTCAATCCGGTCGCGCAGGGCCGGAAGTTCGATCCGGACGGCGCCTATGTGCGGCGCTGGGTGCCCGAGCTGGCCGGCCTGCCGCCCGCGACGATCCACGAGCCGTGGGCGGCGCCCGGCGCGCAGCTCGCCGCGGCAGGCGTGCGGCTCGGCGAGACTTATCCGCTGCCGATCGTCGCGTACGATGCCGCGCGCCGGCGAGCGCTCGACGCATTCGGGGCAATCAGATGA
- a CDS encoding alkane 1-monooxygenase, with amino-acid sequence MAIQQPVSADWADTKRYWWLLGALTITLPLVAALLALSTGWHVFWWFGPLFAFGVIPVLDLLIGVDSENPPESIGPRLESERYYRYVVYLATFVVYVAFAGAIWIVATQPLAWYDYLGFAFSLGAATGISINTAHELGHKTSPLERWLAKITLAPVAYGHFFVEHNRGHHVRVATPDDPASARYGESFWAFLPRTVTGSIASAWRLEKARLARSGRSAWSWRNEVLQAWAMTVALWSAAIAFGGAKVVPFLLIQAAYGASLLEVVNYVEHYGLGRRQLPTGRYERCTPQHSWNSNHVVTNLFLYQLQRHADHHANPTRSYQALRHFDDSPQLPAGYAAMILLAYVPPLWFRVMNPRVVAHYGADMAQSNIKPSIRQKVLAELAIANAP; translated from the coding sequence ATGGCAATCCAGCAACCGGTGTCGGCCGACTGGGCCGACACGAAACGCTATTGGTGGCTGCTCGGCGCACTGACGATCACGCTGCCGCTCGTCGCCGCGCTCCTCGCGCTGTCGACCGGCTGGCACGTGTTCTGGTGGTTCGGGCCGCTCTTCGCGTTCGGCGTCATCCCGGTGCTCGACCTGCTGATCGGCGTCGACAGCGAGAATCCGCCCGAATCGATCGGGCCCCGGCTCGAAAGCGAACGCTACTACCGCTACGTCGTCTATCTGGCGACCTTCGTCGTCTATGTCGCCTTCGCGGGCGCGATCTGGATCGTCGCCACGCAGCCGCTCGCGTGGTACGACTACCTCGGCTTCGCGTTCTCGCTCGGCGCGGCCACCGGCATCTCGATCAACACCGCGCACGAGCTCGGCCACAAGACGAGCCCGCTCGAGCGCTGGCTCGCGAAGATCACGCTCGCGCCCGTCGCGTACGGCCACTTCTTCGTCGAGCACAATCGCGGGCACCACGTGCGCGTGGCGACGCCGGACGATCCCGCGAGCGCGCGCTACGGCGAATCGTTCTGGGCGTTCCTGCCGCGCACCGTGACGGGCAGCATCGCGTCCGCATGGCGGCTCGAGAAGGCGCGCCTCGCGCGCAGCGGCCGCTCGGCGTGGTCGTGGCGCAACGAGGTGCTGCAGGCGTGGGCGATGACGGTCGCGCTATGGAGCGCCGCGATCGCGTTCGGCGGCGCGAAGGTGGTGCCGTTCCTGCTGATCCAGGCGGCATACGGCGCGTCGCTGCTCGAGGTCGTGAACTATGTCGAGCATTACGGGCTCGGCCGCAGGCAGTTGCCGACCGGACGCTACGAGCGCTGCACGCCGCAGCACTCGTGGAATAGCAACCACGTCGTGACGAATCTGTTCCTCTATCAGTTGCAACGCCACGCCGATCATCATGCGAATCCGACGCGCTCGTATCAGGCGCTGCGGCACTTCGACGATTCGCCGCAACTGCCGGCCGGCTACGCGGCGATGATCCTGCTCGCGTACGTGCCGCCGCTGTGGTTCAGGGTGATGAATCCGCGGGTCGTCGCGCACTACGGTGCGGACATGGCGCAATCGAACATCAAGCCGTCGATCCGGCAAAAGGTGCTCGCGGAGCTCGCCATCGCGAACGCGCCGTGA
- a CDS encoding NnrS family protein, which yields MPLVRSTNHSPLAPPDGRHAALWSTGFRSFYLGGAGFGAIAMLAWLGALAGHDSAGRAAPASGLFWHAHEMVFGFGGAIVSGFLLTSLRTWTSTNPAQGPSLAALWLLWLAGRVLMWTGPGWAAAAVDIALLPAIAYALVRALIGAKNRHGIFLPVALGMLAALNALFHLWIRQGHADWALRCVDLAAGLLVLFIVIIGGRIIPSITATARPELPVRQWRLVESSVMSVTLAALLADATGAPAPAIAALAAAAAALHAARLVGWRFWAVGRRPMLSILHVAYASIAAGFALTALSAYGFVAHSLALHTFTTGAIGCAIVGMITRTALEHTGREPVAKLAERICYGLLIVATLARVAGPALAPAATAQWLAVAGIGWTAALLVYVVRYAGLLMSPAPSAPGSGARSGG from the coding sequence ATGCCGCTCGTCCGCTCGACGAACCACAGCCCGCTCGCGCCGCCCGACGGCCGCCATGCCGCGCTATGGTCGACCGGCTTCCGGTCCTTCTATCTCGGCGGCGCCGGCTTCGGCGCGATCGCGATGCTCGCGTGGCTCGGCGCGCTCGCGGGCCACGATTCGGCCGGACGCGCGGCCCCCGCGAGCGGCCTGTTCTGGCACGCGCACGAAATGGTGTTCGGCTTCGGCGGCGCGATCGTGTCCGGCTTCCTGCTGACGTCGCTGCGCACCTGGACGTCGACGAATCCCGCGCAAGGCCCGTCGCTCGCCGCGCTGTGGCTGCTGTGGTTGGCCGGCCGCGTGCTGATGTGGACCGGGCCCGGCTGGGCCGCGGCCGCGGTCGACATCGCATTGCTGCCGGCGATCGCCTATGCGCTCGTTCGCGCGCTGATCGGCGCGAAAAATCGGCACGGCATCTTCCTGCCCGTCGCGCTCGGCATGCTCGCCGCGCTCAACGCGCTCTTTCACCTGTGGATCCGGCAAGGCCACGCCGACTGGGCGCTGCGCTGCGTCGACCTCGCCGCCGGACTGCTCGTGCTCTTCATCGTCATCATCGGCGGGCGCATCATCCCGTCGATCACGGCTACCGCGCGGCCCGAGTTGCCCGTCAGGCAGTGGCGGCTCGTCGAATCGTCGGTGATGTCGGTGACGCTCGCCGCGCTGCTCGCCGACGCGACGGGCGCGCCCGCACCCGCGATCGCCGCGCTCGCGGCGGCCGCCGCCGCGCTGCATGCCGCGCGGCTCGTCGGCTGGCGCTTCTGGGCGGTTGGGCGGCGGCCGATGCTGTCGATCCTGCACGTCGCCTACGCATCGATCGCCGCCGGCTTCGCGCTGACGGCCCTGAGCGCATACGGGTTCGTCGCGCACTCGCTCGCGCTGCACACGTTCACGACGGGCGCGATCGGCTGTGCGATCGTCGGGATGATCACGCGCACCGCGCTCGAGCACACGGGGCGAGAACCCGTCGCGAAGCTCGCCGAACGCATTTGCTACGGGCTGCTGATCGTCGCGACGCTCGCGCGCGTCGCGGGGCCCGCGCTCGCGCCCGCCGCGACCGCGCAATGGCTTGCCGTCGCGGGCATCGGCTGGACGGCCGCGCTGCTCGTCTATGTCGTGCGTTATGCCGGACTTCTGATGTCGCCGGCGCCCAGCGCGCCCGGCTCGGGCGCGCGCTCCGGCGGATAG
- a CDS encoding nitric-oxide reductase large subunit — translation MRSTRRLWTWLGLVCLASFAVLLWLGRDIYLAAPPIPNTVVSENGRVIFTGEQIKRGQQVWLASGGQQLGTVWGHGSYVAPDWSADWLHREALELRDAWARQQFGAPYEKLPVDQQGMLDARLKHEMRANRYDAANDRLTLSDTRAAAALRVASHYEALFGADPSLDTLRDQYAMTAGAVPGAADRTALASFFFWSAWSATTDRPGETGTTYTNNWPHEPLVGNTPTAANGMWSIASVIILLGAIAAMVWYHTAHGEHDAPLAVPTNDPLFNVKPTPSMRATKKYFYVVIGLLLTQVFMGAITAHYAVEGHSFFGIPLADVMPWVVSRTIHTQFGVLWIATAWLATGLYISPLLSGREPKLQKLGVDVLFWALIFIVVGSTVTGWLGSLKHLGTNFSFWIGNQGLAYTSMGRVWQILLFVGLLFWLFLMGRALMPALKNKATEGRGLIGMVFLSAACIGLFYASSLAWGQNTHYSMIEYWRWWLVHLWVEGFFEVFATAVIALIFARLGLIRFESANRAIVMETIVFLFGGILGTLHHLYFTGATTSIIAVGAVFSACEVVPLALVGFEGWQTYRKSSAAPWIQSYKWAILCFVAVGLWNTVGAGLLGFSINPPISLYYVQGLNMTPAHGHAALFGVYGMLGIGLMLFCLRGMSERNAWRDTLLKPAFWLLNVGLFMMVFLSILPSGIYEAYASVTQGLWYARSPEIVHAPIMNALVWLRVPGDVVFAFGVLYLGWFALRLLRRPAPSQPDERAVGQAAQRT, via the coding sequence ATGCGCTCCACACGTCGTTTATGGACATGGCTCGGGCTCGTCTGCCTCGCGTCATTCGCCGTCCTGCTATGGCTCGGCAGAGATATCTATCTCGCCGCGCCGCCGATACCGAATACGGTCGTCAGCGAAAATGGGCGCGTCATTTTCACTGGCGAGCAGATCAAGCGCGGCCAGCAAGTGTGGCTCGCATCGGGCGGCCAGCAGCTCGGCACCGTCTGGGGGCACGGCAGCTACGTCGCGCCGGACTGGTCGGCGGACTGGCTGCACCGCGAAGCGCTCGAGCTGCGCGACGCGTGGGCGCGCCAGCAATTCGGCGCGCCGTACGAGAAGCTGCCCGTCGATCAGCAAGGCATGCTCGATGCGCGCCTGAAGCATGAAATGCGCGCGAACCGCTACGACGCCGCGAACGATCGCCTTACGCTGTCGGATACGCGCGCGGCGGCGGCACTGCGAGTCGCCTCGCACTACGAAGCGTTGTTCGGCGCCGACCCGTCGCTCGACACGCTGCGCGACCAGTACGCGATGACGGCGGGCGCCGTGCCGGGCGCGGCCGACCGCACCGCGCTCGCGTCGTTCTTCTTCTGGTCCGCGTGGTCGGCGACGACCGATCGTCCCGGCGAAACGGGCACGACGTACACGAACAACTGGCCGCACGAGCCGCTCGTGGGCAACACGCCGACCGCCGCGAACGGCATGTGGTCGATCGCGAGCGTGATCATCCTGCTCGGCGCGATCGCCGCGATGGTCTGGTATCACACCGCGCACGGCGAGCACGATGCGCCGCTCGCCGTGCCGACGAACGACCCGCTCTTCAACGTGAAGCCGACGCCGTCGATGCGCGCGACGAAGAAGTACTTCTACGTCGTGATCGGCCTGCTGCTCACGCAGGTCTTCATGGGCGCGATCACCGCGCACTATGCGGTGGAAGGCCACAGCTTCTTCGGCATTCCGCTCGCGGACGTGATGCCGTGGGTCGTGAGCCGCACGATCCATACGCAGTTCGGAGTGCTCTGGATCGCGACCGCCTGGCTCGCGACGGGCCTCTATATCTCGCCGCTGCTGTCCGGCCGCGAGCCGAAGCTGCAAAAACTCGGCGTGGACGTGCTGTTCTGGGCGCTGATCTTCATCGTCGTCGGCTCGACCGTCACCGGCTGGCTCGGCTCGCTCAAGCATCTCGGCACGAACTTCTCGTTCTGGATCGGCAATCAGGGGCTCGCTTACACGAGCATGGGCCGCGTCTGGCAGATCCTGCTCTTCGTCGGCCTGCTGTTCTGGCTGTTCCTGATGGGCCGCGCGCTGATGCCCGCGCTGAAGAACAAGGCCACCGAAGGCCGCGGCCTGATCGGCATGGTGTTCCTGTCCGCCGCGTGCATCGGGCTCTTCTACGCGTCGTCGCTCGCGTGGGGGCAAAACACCCACTACTCGATGATCGAGTACTGGAGATGGTGGCTCGTGCACCTGTGGGTCGAAGGCTTCTTCGAAGTGTTCGCGACCGCGGTGATCGCCCTCATCTTCGCGCGCCTCGGCCTCATCCGCTTCGAAAGCGCGAACCGCGCGATCGTGATGGAAACCATCGTGTTCCTGTTCGGCGGCATTCTCGGCACGCTGCACCACCTGTACTTCACCGGCGCGACGACGTCGATCATCGCGGTGGGCGCCGTGTTCTCCGCCTGTGAAGTGGTGCCGCTCGCGCTCGTGGGCTTCGAAGGCTGGCAGACGTACCGCAAGTCGAGCGCCGCGCCGTGGATCCAGTCGTACAAGTGGGCGATTCTCTGCTTCGTCGCGGTCGGCCTCTGGAACACCGTCGGCGCGGGCCTGCTCGGCTTCTCGATCAACCCGCCGATCTCGCTCTACTACGTGCAGGGCCTGAACATGACGCCCGCGCACGGCCACGCCGCGCTGTTCGGCGTGTACGGGATGCTCGGCATCGGCCTGATGCTGTTCTGCCTGCGCGGCATGTCCGAGCGCAATGCATGGCGCGATACGCTGCTCAAGCCCGCGTTCTGGCTGCTGAACGTCGGCCTCTTCATGATGGTGTTCCTGTCGATCCTGCCCTCGGGCATCTATGAAGCGTACGCGAGCGTGACGCAGGGCCTCTGGTATGCGCGCTCGCCGGAGATCGTGCACGCGCCGATCATGAACGCGCTCGTATGGCTGCGCGTGCCGGGCGACGTCGTGTTCGCGTTCGGCGTGCTGTATCTCGGCTGGTTCGCGCTTCGCCTGCTGCGCCGGCCCGCGCCGTCGCAGCCCGACGAGCGCGCCGTCGGCCAGGCCGCGCAACGCACGTAA
- the cysC gene encoding adenylyl-sulfate kinase, producing the protein MNMKGGFPPEAVAPVIWMTGLPGAGKTTTANALAERLLEDGAKAIVLDGDALRSGLCADLGFSDADRMENIRRFAHVAKLFQREGYVVIVATISPLQAHRDLARSIVGEGFFETYVATPFDVCRSRDPKGMYARAEQGRLMQFTGVSGVYEPPVAPDISIDTTERSVAFSLAEVMAQLARVSALPAPLDAAASAPVAASAPAAAGG; encoded by the coding sequence ATGAACATGAAGGGCGGTTTTCCGCCGGAGGCGGTCGCTCCGGTCATATGGATGACGGGGTTGCCGGGGGCCGGCAAGACGACGACGGCGAACGCATTGGCGGAACGGCTGCTCGAGGACGGCGCGAAGGCGATCGTGCTCGACGGCGATGCGCTGCGCAGCGGCCTTTGCGCCGATCTCGGCTTTTCCGACGCGGACCGGATGGAAAACATTCGCCGCTTCGCGCACGTCGCCAAGCTGTTTCAGCGCGAAGGCTATGTCGTGATCGTCGCGACGATCTCGCCGCTGCAGGCGCATCGCGATCTCGCGCGCTCGATCGTCGGCGAAGGCTTTTTCGAGACCTACGTGGCGACGCCGTTCGACGTGTGCCGCTCGCGGGACCCGAAGGGGATGTACGCGCGCGCCGAACAGGGGCGGCTGATGCAGTTCACGGGCGTGTCGGGAGTGTACGAGCCGCCCGTCGCGCCGGATATCTCGATCGACACGACGGAGCGCAGCGTGGCGTTTTCGCTTGCCGAAGTCATGGCGCAGCTCGCGCGGGTGAGCGCGCTGCCCGCGCCGCTCGACGCGGCGGCGTCCGCACCGGTTGCCGCATCCGCCCCCGCCGCCGCGGGCGGCTGA
- a CDS encoding metal-sulfur cluster assembly factor, whose amino-acid sequence MSNSSAIRSESETPDERALREALKEVIDPEIGVNIVDLGLVYRIERTEARIVVTMTMTSPACPMAGVVIDDVQATLGELTSDALPVDVDLVWEPPWAPKMMSEAAREQMGWPIA is encoded by the coding sequence ATGTCGAATTCCTCAGCCATCCGAAGCGAAAGCGAAACGCCCGACGAACGCGCGTTGCGCGAAGCACTCAAGGAAGTCATCGATCCGGAGATCGGCGTCAACATCGTCGACCTCGGTCTCGTCTACCGCATCGAGCGCACCGAAGCGCGCATCGTCGTGACGATGACGATGACGTCGCCCGCCTGTCCGATGGCGGGCGTCGTGATCGACGACGTGCAGGCGACGCTCGGCGAGCTCACCTCCGACGCGCTGCCCGTCGACGTCGATCTCGTCTGGGAGCCCCCGTGGGCGCCGAAGATGATGAGCGAGGCCGCGCGCGAGCAGATGGGCTGGCCGATCGCTTGA